A part of bacterium genomic DNA contains:
- a CDS encoding RnfABCDGE type electron transport complex subunit D, with the protein MTELKSSPHIHSSETTKKIMWSVVISLLPAALGSIYFFGPSALMVILTCIISCYIGEVFSYLVFYRKIKTFDGSSVVTGILLAFVLPPSIPLWMAGIGGFLAIFLVKELFGGIGFNIFNPALAARAILTVSFPLEMTQFVVPLSYRVDAITTATPLGILKEGIGGQLPSLWDMFIGNRAGCLGETSILLLLIGAIFLLSRRIITWHIPVSYILTVAVITGISGQNPVFHILAGGLILGAFFMATDYVTSPITPKGKIIFGIGCGIITSLIRLKGSYPEGVAYSIIFMNMFVPLIDKYTLPKKFGAVKK; encoded by the coding sequence ATGACAGAATTGAAAAGTTCACCACATATACATAGTAGCGAAACAACAAAAAAGATTATGTGGAGTGTAGTTATATCTCTATTGCCTGCGGCTCTAGGGAGTATTTATTTTTTTGGTCCTTCTGCACTTATGGTAATACTTACCTGTATTATCTCCTGTTATATTGGAGAAGTTTTTAGTTATCTTGTTTTCTATAGAAAGATTAAAACATTTGATGGAAGTTCTGTCGTTACAGGAATTTTACTTGCTTTTGTTCTGCCACCCTCTATTCCTCTATGGATGGCAGGAATAGGTGGTTTTCTCGCGATATTTCTTGTAAAAGAACTCTTCGGAGGAATTGGATTTAATATATTCAATCCTGCACTGGCTGCAAGGGCAATCCTTACTGTATCTTTTCCTTTGGAGATGACACAGTTTGTAGTACCTTTATCATACAGGGTTGATGCAATAACTACTGCGACACCATTAGGGATTTTAAAAGAAGGGATAGGAGGACAACTACCTTCACTCTGGGATATGTTTATAGGTAACAGGGCTGGATGCCTCGGTGAAACAAGTATACTTTTGCTTCTTATAGGAGCAATCTTTCTTCTTTCAAGAAGAATTATAACCTGGCATATACCTGTTTCTTATATACTTACTGTGGCAGTTATTACAGGAATTTCAGGACAGAATCCGGTTTTCCATATACTTGCAGGAGGGCTAATACTCGGTGCATTCTTTATGGCTACTGATTATGTAACCTCTCCCATAACACCAAAAGGGAAGATCATCTTTGGAATTGGTTGTGGTATAATTACCTCATTGATACGGCTTAAAGGAAGTTATCCTGAAGGGGTTGCATACTCCATAATATTTATGAATATGTTTGTCCCCCTGATAGATAAATACACACTGCCTAAAAAATTTGGAGCAGTGAAAAAATAA
- the rsxC gene encoding electron transport complex subunit RsxC → MFKGGIKLIDFKEISKERTIKDFPAPERAVIPLSQHTGIPSKPVVKKGDVVLKGQLIGENAGFISSAVHSSISGVVTGIENCPLPGGRISPAIVIENDGKDIPVELTNRNWQELKVEEIISIVRNSGIVGMGGAAFPSSVKLTIPPGKKADCVILNGCECEPFLTADYRVMKEEAERVIEGLLIICKTLGVDRGYVGIESNKKDLIKLLKNTLNKFSTDISIEIKVLPEKYPQGSEKHLIKSILNKEVPSGGLPIDVGCVVFNVQTAAAIRDAVCESKPLIERVLTVTGRIKNPENLRVRIGTPVSKILEYCGVEVKDGLKVILGGPMMGIQIYTADIPVIKGTSGILILSEELLPEEIQPCIRCGKCVEVCPMRLVPAELGKYAENQRWERCVDFNVVDCIECGCCSYICPAKRPMVDLFKWAKAEIRKAGTK, encoded by the coding sequence ATGTTTAAAGGCGGCATCAAACTTATTGATTTTAAAGAGATAAGTAAAGAGAGAACAATAAAGGATTTTCCCGCACCCGAAAGGGCTGTTATACCGCTTTCTCAGCATACAGGTATACCTTCAAAACCAGTAGTAAAAAAAGGTGATGTAGTTCTTAAAGGGCAACTTATAGGTGAGAATGCTGGTTTTATCAGTAGTGCTGTTCATTCAAGTATCTCTGGGGTTGTAACAGGGATAGAAAATTGTCCATTACCGGGTGGCAGAATAAGTCCTGCCATAGTAATAGAAAACGATGGTAAAGATATACCCGTTGAGTTAACAAATAGAAACTGGCAGGAACTTAAGGTAGAAGAAATAATATCTATAGTAAGAAATTCAGGTATTGTAGGGATGGGAGGTGCTGCTTTCCCTTCTTCTGTAAAACTTACTATACCTCCGGGTAAAAAAGCAGATTGTGTAATTCTCAATGGTTGTGAATGTGAACCATTTCTAACGGCTGACTACCGGGTAATGAAAGAAGAGGCAGAGAGGGTAATAGAAGGGCTACTTATTATATGCAAAACACTCGGAGTAGATAGGGGATATGTAGGAATAGAGAGTAATAAGAAAGACCTTATAAAATTATTAAAAAATACCTTAAATAAATTCAGTACAGATATATCTATTGAAATAAAGGTCTTGCCAGAAAAATATCCACAGGGAAGTGAAAAACATCTTATAAAGTCCATATTGAATAAAGAAGTTCCTTCTGGCGGACTTCCCATAGATGTTGGCTGTGTGGTTTTTAATGTCCAGACAGCAGCTGCAATAAGAGATGCGGTTTGTGAAAGCAAACCACTTATTGAGAGAGTTTTAACAGTGACAGGACGGATAAAAAACCCTGAAAATTTAAGAGTAAGAATTGGTACACCTGTATCAAAAATTCTTGAGTACTGTGGTGTTGAAGTAAAAGATGGGTTAAAGGTAATTCTCGGGGGTCCTATGATGGGTATACAGATATATACAGCCGATATTCCTGTAATAAAAGGAACTTCCGGTATACTCATTCTCTCTGAAGAGTTACTTCCTGAAGAGATTCAACCCTGTATAAGATGTGGTAAGTGTGTTGAGGTGTGTCCAATGCGACTTGTGCCTGCAGAACTGGGTAAATATGCAGAAAATCAGAGATGGGAAAGGTGTGTGGATTTCAATGTTGTTGACTGTATTGAATGTGGTTGCTGTAGTTATATATGTCCTGCAAAAAGGCCGATGGTGGACCTTTTTAAATGGGCAAAAGCAGAGATAAGAAAGGCAGGAACAAAATGA
- a CDS encoding 2,3-bisphosphoglycerate-independent phosphoglycerate mutase has product MDYEKILPGIIKKTESKILLLVMDGIGGLPHPETGKTELETAHTPFLDGMASKSSCGLTIPVLNGITPGSGPGHIALFGYDPIEVQIGRGVLECLGIGAPVEKEDIAIRGNFATVSPERIVLDRRSGRISTEENQKMVALISEKIKEIKGVKVSICTVKEHRCAIVLKGSGLSPSVSENDPQKEGQPLRPIKALDRASEKTAEVLRELEKQVMEVLKNVDTKAKGLLFRGISQLPNIKGFSEKYKLNAVCIATYPMYKGVSKVVGMDIITGCETIESEINALQEIYNKYDFFFVHIKKTDSYGEDGNFENKVKIIEEVDQHLSKIKDMKFGAIAITGDHSTPALLKSHSWHPLPVMINSPYAIPDEAQRFTERECAKGILGRIYSKEIMYLLLAYALKLDKFGA; this is encoded by the coding sequence ATGGATTATGAAAAAATTCTTCCTGGAATAATTAAAAAAACAGAAAGTAAAATATTACTTTTAGTTATGGATGGGATTGGTGGACTACCACATCCTGAAACAGGTAAAACAGAGCTTGAAACAGCACATACTCCTTTCCTGGATGGAATGGCATCAAAGAGTTCCTGTGGACTTACTATACCTGTTCTTAATGGAATTACACCTGGCAGTGGTCCAGGACATATTGCACTCTTTGGATATGACCCTATAGAAGTACAGATAGGTAGAGGTGTACTTGAATGTTTAGGAATAGGTGCACCAGTAGAAAAAGAGGATATAGCCATCAGAGGGAATTTTGCTACAGTAAGCCCTGAAAGGATAGTGCTTGACAGGAGGTCTGGTAGAATTTCAACTGAAGAAAATCAAAAGATGGTTGCTCTTATATCAGAGAAAATAAAAGAAATAAAAGGTGTAAAAGTTTCTATATGTACAGTGAAAGAGCATAGATGTGCAATTGTGCTTAAAGGAAGTGGACTTTCTCCTTCAGTTTCAGAAAATGACCCCCAAAAAGAAGGACAACCATTGAGACCTATAAAGGCGCTTGACAGAGCATCAGAGAAAACAGCAGAAGTTTTAAGGGAACTTGAAAAACAGGTGATGGAAGTTTTAAAGAATGTAGATACAAAAGCCAAAGGATTGTTGTTCAGAGGAATATCACAACTTCCCAATATAAAAGGGTTCAGTGAAAAATATAAATTAAATGCTGTTTGTATTGCAACATATCCGATGTATAAGGGTGTATCAAAAGTCGTGGGAATGGATATAATAACCGGTTGTGAGACAATTGAAAGTGAAATAAATGCTCTGCAGGAAATCTACAACAAGTATGATTTCTTTTTCGTTCATATAAAGAAGACAGATAGTTACGGAGAAGATGGGAACTTTGAAAATAAGGTAAAAATTATTGAAGAAGTGGACCAGCATCTCAGTAAGATAAAAGATATGAAGTTTGGGGCTATAGCAATAACAGGTGACCACTCAACACCTGCATTACTGAAATCTCACTCATGGCATCCATTACCAGTTATGATAAACTCACCATATGCTATACCAGATGAGGCACAGAGATTTACAGAACGAGAATGTGCAAAAGGGATATTGGGCAGGATTTATTCAAAAGAGATTATGTATCTATTACTTGCATATGCACTGAAACTTGACAAATTTGGGGCATAA
- the rsmI gene encoding 16S rRNA (cytidine(1402)-2'-O)-methyltransferase, whose amino-acid sequence MLYIIATPIGNLEDITFRAVNVLKNVDIILCEDTREAIKILNRFDIKKPLLSYYKDNERYRLKKAVEFLKEGRDVALICDRGTPGVSDPAYLLVREAHRNNIPVSPVPGPSALTAAMSVCGLPTDRIVFYGFLPKKKGKKRKVIEELNEREETVIFYESVHRIKETLEFIKEIFPSDREMTLCRELTKKFEEIRIGTISEIWEYYKEKEVKGEFVIIIRGNK is encoded by the coding sequence ATGCTATATATTATTGCAACACCCATAGGAAATTTAGAAGATATTACATTCAGGGCAGTAAATGTCCTGAAAAATGTAGATATTATCCTCTGTGAGGATACGAGAGAAGCAATAAAAATTCTAAATCGTTTTGATATAAAGAAACCCCTTTTAAGTTATTATAAAGACAATGAAAGATACCGGTTGAAAAAAGCCGTTGAGTTTCTTAAAGAAGGTAGAGATGTAGCTCTTATCTGTGACAGAGGAACTCCCGGTGTTTCAGACCCAGCATATTTATTGGTAAGAGAAGCTCACAGGAATAATATTCCGGTAAGTCCTGTACCAGGACCATCAGCTCTTACCGCTGCTATGTCTGTATGTGGATTACCAACAGACAGGATTGTTTTTTATGGTTTTTTACCGAAGAAGAAAGGAAAAAAAAGAAAGGTAATAGAAGAATTAAATGAAAGAGAAGAAACAGTTATTTTTTATGAGTCAGTACACCGTATTAAAGAAACATTGGAATTTATTAAAGAGATATTCCCCTCTGATAGAGAAATGACTCTATGCAGAGAACTTACAAAAAAATTTGAGGAAATAAGAATAGGGACTATTTCAGAAATATGGGAGTATTATAAAGAAAAAGAAGTAAAAGGTGAATTTGTAATAATAATAAGGGGGAACAAATAA